The genome window agctgtttctccctgtttccagtcattatgctaacCTAAGCTAATCACATGCTGGCTATGGCCTTCTATTTAGCAGACAGATAGGAGAGttgtattgattttctcatcaaactctccaCCAGTAAGCGATTAAGTGTACTTCCCGTCATAGCTGCAGAGCAAAGTTTAGCCACACTTCCAGCTTCCTctgtcatcatcactgctgctgtccactGAAGCTATGATGCAAATGCTGCAACGCGACACCAGTCTGCTACACCAGTTTTCAAGCTtgaacatctgtgtttttaggTTGAGTTTCCTGAGGCTCGAATCTTTGAAGAAACCCTCAATATCCTCATTTATGAAAATGGCAGAGGATCTGGTCCAGGAGGCTTACACCTTTTAGATTCAAGAGGCTCAGGGTCATCGCTGGGAGCTGGCCAGTCGGAGGAAGAGGGTGCCGTGGGAGGCGACCGGCGGGTACGACGGATCCACGTAAGGAGGCACATAATGCATGATGAAAGAGGGCACGGCCAGCAAACTGTGTATAAGGACTAATAATGTGAAACGTAAAACATGGGAGAGTGACTTAATGtatgtgtattttctgttgGATGCTAGCAGAATGAAAGACACGTCCTTGATCATAGCAATAGCTTAATAGTTATGAGTTAGTTATATGTCACTGCAGAAATGTAGGGGTTGATGACTGATTTGTAACTGAAGTCTGGAGAAGAAAATGCTtctgtttacaagaaaactaaTTGTGTACATTATTTAGATAGGAAATGTGTAAAATTACCTGGGACATGAAACTGGCATAAATATTACTTTGCAAGTGTCAAGGAACCTCCTGCAAGATACAGAATGGGCCTCAAAGCCCAACTCCCATCCTATAGGTGGATTTTATTCATAGAGCAGACAGCCCACTTTTAAAGTGGGTGTTAAGGATATGCACTGGcatcctcctctgtgtttggcTTGTGGGAAACACTGTGTCACTCTGGTAATTCAGGTTGTGAAACATCTGTTGCCTTTTCATAAGTTGGGCTGATTTATGCTGCATGACAGTGTGAACAGGGGGTGGTCAAGATTATCTTAGACATGTTAACACTGGAATAAAACTGAGTAGCCATTTCTAGTGAGGTTGTCTAAGAAAGATTGTTGAGCAGCTtcgttttctttatttaaattattactGCTGTTGCTTCgagatggttttttttttattaattaatttatgaaCCTAATTTATTGTTTGGTATTTAACGTATTGCACGCAATCTTTGTGTTAGTTAGTGCTCAAGTGAGTTTAAATTTTTTGGAATGATATGATGCACTCAATAGCACAAGTCAGATTTTTAATTTCCTCCAGTAAATGACCCAATAGTGAACTTACATTTCAGTTTAATGTTTCAAGAGGAACCGTGACCATTTCTTTCTTATTACATTGTATTCTGAGCCATGATCTTTCACTTTCGCTTTATGTCTTATACCAAACCACTGAAATTTGTAATTGGCCATATGGTGATGATAAAGGCAATTTATACTgagttgtatttttatttccctcAGGGAGAGAATACTGATTTTCTTTCTAATATTCACCAGTGTCTTGTGTAAATCTAATCACTTTgaatactggaaaaaaaaaaaaaaaacattgaatgagAGCAATATGCATCTCAGACCCTTTATAAAATCACCTTGGAATACCTTAAAATATGCACTAATGTAACTTCCGTCCAGTAGTGGTCATGGGATGGCAATGTTGTGAATAAATTACTTATGAAATCCAACTTGAGCTTCTTGGTCTCATTTTCCTTAAGGGTAATAAAGAAATGGACTCAACTAAATACTACATGTTACAGAAAACAGGTGGAAGTTACGCACAGGACATTTATTACTGTGCTTGCTTGATGTgcttcaaaacattttattcattcaaactGCTGATTGTAGGAATGTAGCCTTAACAGATGCTCAAAAGTGGCAAGGATTATTTGGATGTTATTCAACATTACTGTACCCTAATACTACATTCCATGTCATTTATTTAGCTGGTGCTTTTGTGCAAAGCAACTTGCATTAAGTATGTTCAGTCATATGAGCACAACCCCAAAATTGCAAGAATCATGCATTGCAAATATAAGTTCATTATATTGTATATGCAGTGTGACACAAGATGCAGCCCATTTTTTTCAAAAGGTTTTCTCAATCAAGACAATTTTCTATCTTTTAGAAAAACACTTGTGAATAGAATATTTCTCACTGAAATCATTACATGTATGATAAAATCTTAAGGCCTTGGAATTAAACTGACCTCTTTAACATAAAGTTTAAAAAGGTTTATACTGGTGATAATtacaactacaactactacaactGTCAAAGAGATGAATAAATACAGTAGAATTTCTATAAAAAGTATAAGTTCCCAAAGGTTTTATGCATTGTAGTGGAGGGGCGTGGCACTAGTGGCGTCACTTCCGGTTATTTGGCCGGCGCCAAAAAGAAACCGCGACAGTATGGTGTCAGAGAAAGAGACGAGGGATATCCACAGATTTGTGGGTGGTCAGCTCCGCGCTGAGCCGGACCTAAGGTAAGTTGAAGCTTTCAAGACTTGTTCGAACAAGTGCTGATTGTACGTTTATGCACTTTTGTTGTGTGGTCTGCATCTAGGCAGTTAACGGAAATACCCGCTAGCATATACTGACTGCAACACTGCTATCCAGAGAGCATTTCAAACCAGCTGCATGTTGCGCATACTGTAAGTAATGTAACATTAATGTGCCACTTTACCGCTAAGATAACACAATACACACGTTAGAAAGGTTAACAATGTTGTGGTTTGTCCTCCTAATTCGACGCTGTCAGTGTACTTTAGCTACGCTAGCATTCAAGGCTTAAATTGAAATAACCTTAGCTTGCCGAGCTAGCTTTGTTAAAAGTGAAGTAAAGTTGTCTGTGACTGACAGTTGCCAAGGAGTGGTGTTTCCCTCGACAGTGGTATATAAACTATCCATTTGTGGCGACACCTGCTGGTTAGGAGTGGTATCTTTCAGAAATTAAAACTCTCACTCAATAGTTTTTATCTTATTGGAAATCATACTAAATGCAGTGCCAACAAGGTTACAAACTCCTGCTTTCCTGCACAAAATAAAGTGTTGTCTATGTAGATATGTAGTAAATGTTGTTTTGCCaatttgttttacagtattCATCAGTTACAGTATAATTTGGATGTGTGTTATTGTTGTCAGGTGTATTTCTCAGTctgcattcaaaaacaaaaaggctcaaGATAATCACGTATGTTACTGTAAGTTACACCGACCTTACACACTTGGATGCAATCTTTCTAATATCTTATTCCAGCAAACTGACCTTAGGAATTTTGAAAAGGCGATATCTGGCACATGTGCGATGTGAATCATTGAGTCCAGAGGCCAGAAATTTCATGAAAAAAGTGGTTCAAGAGGAACTGATGAAAATGCAGGTATCTGATTCTTCCTATACAGTTTATATTGTATGTTTGTTAgaatgttttggggttttgtaGGGAAATCTTTTTTAGAGCTGTAGTTATTACTATAATCGTCaatattttgggggtttttgGTTTTTCCTGCTAGgacaatgacaaaaatgaaagcGGTTTGGAGAGTAAGAAGCTccaaaacaaaaggaagagagaaaagcaaaatgatgaGGTGATAAGTGGGGAAGAAGATGAATCAATGGCAAAGAAATCCCGTTGTCAGTCAAGCTCATCATCAGGTAggttataattttttttaataaaagggATTTAGTACCTGTAGTTTCAATAATCTGTAACATGGGTTCTCAATCTCTGCACTCAAAAGGTCCAcgtctgatttttattcaaggttgAAGGTCTGGAACTATTGGCAAAAACagtcaatcaattaattaacatcacatctcttgtgaCTGGGCCAGCATGAAACTGAAGCAacaaggctcagacagtttgtccatatttatttctgactcagacataaactacatttacactagttGTAGAAATTATGTCCTAGAAAAAAAACGAAGTACATACCGTATCTACAGTTTATTAACTGATAGCAAATTCTCTGTAacattaatgtgtgaactcagcagcaacagcagacaaCTCTCTCCAGCAGTTTTTATCGCCATTACATCAATGTTGACCATAGGGTAAGCCACATTAGAACTACATTCATCTGGGGACAGGATCGCTGTGAATGACCTCCAGCTACACTGCATGTTCACAATCACTAACTCCTCAACTTCATTTGTCCATGGGCCAAAtttttttgaaattaaaaaaacaaaaacaaaaaggacaattcacctattattgtttaatattttcactttctgacaaaataataattgtattttaatgagcCTGTGTCAGTTTGTACAGACTCTGACTGAATGAGTCCTTGTGTGGTTCTTGACAGAATCAGAGGATAAAGATGACAGCAAAAGACAATCTGAGgagagtgaagaggaagagcaaaTTAAACCTGGATCTGAGGATGAAGAGCAAGAGGTGAAAAGATCACAGCGAAAGATGAATGGAAACAGtaaacagcagctgagcagtGAAGACTCTGCAGATAATGAGATTAATGaatcagaaaaagaagaaaatgagagtAACTGTGGTGACAGTccaaaagaaataatgaaaaagaaagcaagTAAGACAAAAAATGGAGGGACGGGAGGTAGCAACACAAGTCAAGGAAAGAAAACGCCACAGAGTGATGAAGAGAATGATACAGACACGTCAAAAAAGAGTGACAAAATCAACAGCAACGACTCCTCAGACGACAGTGAAAAGGGTGAGTATGCAAACTTTAAACTTACATTCCCAACAAATAAATGCTTATTCATTCATATTGTCACTAATTTCTTTTATGACTCGATATGACTTTCTGTTGGATTATGCAGAAGAAAAAGTCttggcagaaaagaaaaacaacgaCTCAGACTCCGATTCATTGTCACTTTCCTCCTTGGAGGATAAACAGAGtgggacagaaaaaacacaagttaagaaaaagaagaaaactttaaaaaaagaggagagcacCAGAGGTCAAAAGGTGAGCCCAATGGCAGTAAAGATGAAGTGTTTGAAAATGGATCACAAAAACATAGGTACACATTTGGTAATTGCAGAGATGTAGAGCAGATGTTGCACCTTCTTTTTATAACCTATACCTCCTGATTCATCCACAGGGTGACAACAAAGTAGTCGTGAGGCTCAAACGCtacatctctctctgtggtgtCAGGCGGAATTACAAGAAGCTCCTCGATGGCTGTCGCTCTGTTCGGTCCCAGGTGGCTGTTCTGAAGAAGGAGCTTGAAGATCTTGGTGTCCATGGTCGGTGGGAATACATTCAACTTTTAACAGAAGACACATTCTGGGCATTACAAACAACAATTTTCGTGTTccaaagttgtgttttttgactCCCAAAGTTGGTTTTACATTTGCAAATTATAGGGTGTCTTGAAAATGAATCTTCAGATCGTTGTGAGTGTTTCAGGAGTAAAGGTGGTCCAGATAGTCAAATTCACACAA of Chelmon rostratus isolate fCheRos1 chromosome 17, fCheRos1.pri, whole genome shotgun sequence contains these proteins:
- the hirip3 gene encoding HIRA-interacting protein 3 isoform X2; this encodes MLRILKLTLGILKRRYLAHVRCESLSPEARNFMKKVVQEELMKMQDNDKNESGLESKKLQNKRKREKQNDEVISGEEDESMAKKSRCQSSSSSESEDKDDSKRQSEESEEEEQIKPGSEDEEQEVKRSQRKMNGNSKQQLSSEDSADNEINESEKEENESNCGDSPKEIMKKKASKTKNGGTGGSNTSQGKKTPQSDEENDTDTSKKSDKINSNDSSDDSEKEEKVLAEKKNNDSDSDSLSLSSLEDKQSGTEKTQVKKKKKTLKKEESTRGQKGDNKVVVRLKRYISLCGVRRNYKKLLDGCRSVRSQVAVLKKELEDLGVHGQPSIKKCRKVRMKREEAQELADLDVSNIIATQGRPKRRGSSAWHPQHDPPSSTYVRSLNSSSDSDQENYKSKGHRRATDLANLKGIISDDANSD
- the hirip3 gene encoding HIRA-interacting protein 3 isoform X1, with amino-acid sequence MVSEKETRDIHRFVGGQLRAEPDLSKLTLGILKRRYLAHVRCESLSPEARNFMKKVVQEELMKMQDNDKNESGLESKKLQNKRKREKQNDEVISGEEDESMAKKSRCQSSSSSESEDKDDSKRQSEESEEEEQIKPGSEDEEQEVKRSQRKMNGNSKQQLSSEDSADNEINESEKEENESNCGDSPKEIMKKKASKTKNGGTGGSNTSQGKKTPQSDEENDTDTSKKSDKINSNDSSDDSEKEEKVLAEKKNNDSDSDSLSLSSLEDKQSGTEKTQVKKKKKTLKKEESTRGQKGDNKVVVRLKRYISLCGVRRNYKKLLDGCRSVRSQVAVLKKELEDLGVHGQPSIKKCRKVRMKREEAQELADLDVSNIIATQGRPKRRGSSAWHPQHDPPSSTYVRSLNSSSDSDQENYKSKGHRRATDLANLKGIISDDANSD